A section of the Lepus europaeus isolate LE1 chromosome 10, mLepTim1.pri, whole genome shotgun sequence genome encodes:
- the KAT14 gene encoding cysteine-rich protein 2-binding protein isoform X2, which translates to MDSNIHLSSLISRHDDEATRTSTSEGLEEGEVEGETLLIVESEDQASVDLSHDQSGDSLNSDEGDVSWMEEQLSYFCDKCQKWIPASQLREQLSYLKGDNFFRFTCSDCSADGKEQYERLKLTWQQVVMLAMYNLSLEGSGRQGYFRWKEDICAFIEKHWTFLLGNRKKTSTWWSTVAGCLSVGSPMYFRSGAQEFGEPGWWKLVHNKPPTMKPEGEKLSASTLKVKASKPTLDPIITVEGLRKRASRNPVESAMELKEKRSRTQEAKDIRRAQKEAAGFLDRSTSSTPVKFISRGRRPDVILEKGEVIDFSSLSSSDRTPLTSPSPSPSLDFSAPGTPASHSATPSLLSEADLIPDVMPPQALFHDDDEMEGDGVIDPGMEYVPPPAGSASAGPMGRRKVRGLEQIKQEVESEEEKPDRMDLDSEDTESNTSLQTRAREKRKPQLEKDSKPRGPKYTPVSIYEEKLLLRRLEACPSAVAMTPEARRLKRKLIVRQAKRDRGLPLFDLDQVVNAALLLVDGIYGAKEGGVSRLPTGQATYRTTCQDFRILDRYQTSLPSRKGFRHQTTKFLYRLVGSEDMAVDQSIVSPYTSRILKPYIRRDYETRPPKLQLLSQIRSHLHRSDPHWTPEPDAPLDYCYVRPNHIPTINSMCQEFFWPGIDLSECLQYPDFSVVVLYKKVIIAFGFMVPDVKYNEAYISFLFVHPEWRRAGIATFMIYHLIQTLTTLCAGSPEPAEPCQSNQRLG; encoded by the exons ATGGATAGCAACATCCACCTGAGTAGTTTGATAAGTCGACACGACGATGAAGCCACGAGGACGTCCACCTcggaggggctggaggagggggaggtcgAGGGGGAGACGCTCCTGATTGTCGAATCAGAGGATCAGGCATCCGTGGACCTGTCTCATGACCAGAGTGGGGATTCCCTCAACAGCGACGAAGGAGATGTGTCCTGGATGGAGGAGCAACTGTCCTACTTCTGCGACAAGTGCCAGAAATGGATACCAGCCA GTCAGCTGAGGGAGCAGCTCAGTTACCTCAAGGGGGATAATTTTTTTAGGTTTACTTGTTCAGATTGCTCAGCAGATGGCAAGGAGCAGTACGAGAGGCTGAAGCTGACGTGGCAGCAG GTTGTCATGTTGGCGATGTACAATTTGTCTCTGGAAGGAAGTGGACGTCAAGGTTACTTCCGGTGGAAAGAAGATATCTGCGCTTTCATTGAGAAACATTGGACGTTTTTACTAGGGAATAg GAAAAAGACTTCAACGTGGTGGAGCACAGTAGCGGGTTGCCTCAGTGTGGGAAGTCCCATGTACTTCCGTTCAGGGGCTCAGGAGTTTGGAGAGCCAGGATGGTGGAAACTTGTTCACAACAAGCCCCCGACAATGAAACCCGAAGGAGAGAAGCTGTCTGCCTCTACTCTGAAAGTAAAAG CCTCAAAACCCACCTTAGATCCCATCATTACTGTGGAGGGACTTAGAAAACGAGCCAGTCGGAATCCTGTGGAATCTGCCATGGAATTAAAGGAGAAGAGGTCGCGGACTCAGGAAGCCAAAGATATCAGAAGAGCCCAGAAGGAGGCGGCCGGCTTCCTGGACAGGAGCACGTCTTCCACGCCTGTCAAATTCATTAGCCGGGGCCGCAGGCCGGACGTGATTCTCGAGAAGGGAGAAGTGATAGACTTTTCCTCCTTGAGCTCCTCTGACCGCACCCCTCTGACCAGCCcgtctccttccccctctctggaTTTCTCGGCCCCCGGCACGCCCGCCTCTCACTCTGCAACGCCCAGCTTGTTGTCAGAAGCAGATCTGATTCCCGATGTGATGCCACCGCAAGCCTTGTTTCACG ATGATGATGAGATGGAAGGGGATGGCGTCATAGACCCTGGGATGGAGTACGTCCCACCCCCTGCGGGGTCTGCCTCTGCGGGGcccatgggcaggaggaaggtcAGAGGCCTGGAGCAGATAAAACAGGAGgtggagagtgaggaggagaagCCGGATAGGATGGACCTGGACAGCGAAGACACGGAGTCAAACACATCCTTGCAGACGCGGGCTCGGGAGAAGCGGAAGCCGCAGCTGGAGAAGGACTCGAAGCCCAGAGGCCCCAAGTACACGCCCGTGAGCATCTACGAGGAGAAGCTGCTGCTCCGGAGACTGGAAGCCTGTCCCAGCGCAGTCGCTATGACTCCCGAAGCTCGGAGGCTCAAGCGGAAACTGATTGTCAGACAAGCCAAAAGGGATAGGGGCTTACCACTCTTTGACTTGGATCAAGTTGTTAATGCTGCTCTCCTGTTGGTGGATGGGATTTATGGAGCCAAAGAAGGAGGCGTGTCCCGGCTCCCAACTGGACAAGCCACGTACCGGACCACCTGTCAGGACTTCAGAATCCTCGACCGATACCAG ACCTCCTTACCATCCAGGAAAGGATTCCGGCACCAGACCACCAAGTTTTTGTATCGTTTGGTGGGATCAGAAGATATGGCTGTGGACCAAAGTATTGTCAGCCCTTATACTTCCCGGATCTTGAAGCCTTATATCAG GCGTGATTACGAAACAAGACCACCCAAACTACAGCTCCTGTCACAGATCCGTTCCCACCTGCACAGGAGTGACCCTCACTGGACACCTGAGCCCGACGCACCTCTTGATTACTGCTACGTCCGGCCAAATCACATCCCAACCATCAACTCTATGTGTCAGGAGTTTTTCTGGCCCG GCATTGACCTGTCTGAGTGCCTGCAGTATCCAGACTTCAGCGTAGTTGTCCTTTATAAGAAAGTCATCATTGCCTTTGGCTTCATGGTTCCTGATGTGAAATACAACGAGGCGtacatttcatttctgtttgtccaTCCCGAGTGGAGACGAGCAGGGATCGCCACGTTCATGATCTATCATCTGATTCAG
- the KAT14 gene encoding cysteine-rich protein 2-binding protein isoform X3 translates to MDSNIHLSSLISRHDDEATRTSTSEGLEEGEVEGETLLIVESEDQASVDLSHDQSGDSLNSDEGDVSWMEEQLSYFCDKCQKWIPASQLREQLSYLKGDNFFRFTCSDCSADGKEQYERLKLTWQQVVMLAMYNLSLEGSGRQGYFRWKEDICAFIEKHWTFLLGNRKKTSTWWSTVAGCLSVGSPMYFRSGAQEFGEPGWWKLVHNKPPTMKPEGEKLSASTLKVKASKPTLDPIITVEGLRKRASRNPVESAMELKEKRSRTQEAKDIRRAQKEAAGFLDRSTSSTPVKFISRGRRPDVILEKGEVIDFSSLSSSDRTPLTSPSPSPSLDFSAPGTPASHSATPSLLSEADLIPDVMPPQALFHDDDEMEGDGVIDPGMEYVPPPAGSASAGPMGRRKVRGLEQIKQEVESEEEKPDRMDLDSEDTESNTSLQTRAREKRKPQLEKDSKPRGPKYTPVSIYEEKLLLRRLEACPSAVAMTPEARRLKRKLIVRQAKRDRGLPLFDLDQVVNAALLLVDGIYGAKEGGVSRLPTGQATYRTTCQDFRILDRYQTSLPSRKGFRHQTTKFLYRLVGSEDMAVDQSIVSPYTSRILKPYIRRDYETRPPKLQLLSQIRSHLHRSDPHWTPEPDAPLDYCYVRPNHIPTINSMCQEFFWPGIDLSECLQYPDFSVVVLYKKVIIAFGFMVPDVKYNEAYISFLFVHPEWRRAGIATFMIYHLIQVPLNQQNPAKVTKDWDEAWIL, encoded by the exons ATGGATAGCAACATCCACCTGAGTAGTTTGATAAGTCGACACGACGATGAAGCCACGAGGACGTCCACCTcggaggggctggaggagggggaggtcgAGGGGGAGACGCTCCTGATTGTCGAATCAGAGGATCAGGCATCCGTGGACCTGTCTCATGACCAGAGTGGGGATTCCCTCAACAGCGACGAAGGAGATGTGTCCTGGATGGAGGAGCAACTGTCCTACTTCTGCGACAAGTGCCAGAAATGGATACCAGCCA GTCAGCTGAGGGAGCAGCTCAGTTACCTCAAGGGGGATAATTTTTTTAGGTTTACTTGTTCAGATTGCTCAGCAGATGGCAAGGAGCAGTACGAGAGGCTGAAGCTGACGTGGCAGCAG GTTGTCATGTTGGCGATGTACAATTTGTCTCTGGAAGGAAGTGGACGTCAAGGTTACTTCCGGTGGAAAGAAGATATCTGCGCTTTCATTGAGAAACATTGGACGTTTTTACTAGGGAATAg GAAAAAGACTTCAACGTGGTGGAGCACAGTAGCGGGTTGCCTCAGTGTGGGAAGTCCCATGTACTTCCGTTCAGGGGCTCAGGAGTTTGGAGAGCCAGGATGGTGGAAACTTGTTCACAACAAGCCCCCGACAATGAAACCCGAAGGAGAGAAGCTGTCTGCCTCTACTCTGAAAGTAAAAG CCTCAAAACCCACCTTAGATCCCATCATTACTGTGGAGGGACTTAGAAAACGAGCCAGTCGGAATCCTGTGGAATCTGCCATGGAATTAAAGGAGAAGAGGTCGCGGACTCAGGAAGCCAAAGATATCAGAAGAGCCCAGAAGGAGGCGGCCGGCTTCCTGGACAGGAGCACGTCTTCCACGCCTGTCAAATTCATTAGCCGGGGCCGCAGGCCGGACGTGATTCTCGAGAAGGGAGAAGTGATAGACTTTTCCTCCTTGAGCTCCTCTGACCGCACCCCTCTGACCAGCCcgtctccttccccctctctggaTTTCTCGGCCCCCGGCACGCCCGCCTCTCACTCTGCAACGCCCAGCTTGTTGTCAGAAGCAGATCTGATTCCCGATGTGATGCCACCGCAAGCCTTGTTTCACG ATGATGATGAGATGGAAGGGGATGGCGTCATAGACCCTGGGATGGAGTACGTCCCACCCCCTGCGGGGTCTGCCTCTGCGGGGcccatgggcaggaggaaggtcAGAGGCCTGGAGCAGATAAAACAGGAGgtggagagtgaggaggagaagCCGGATAGGATGGACCTGGACAGCGAAGACACGGAGTCAAACACATCCTTGCAGACGCGGGCTCGGGAGAAGCGGAAGCCGCAGCTGGAGAAGGACTCGAAGCCCAGAGGCCCCAAGTACACGCCCGTGAGCATCTACGAGGAGAAGCTGCTGCTCCGGAGACTGGAAGCCTGTCCCAGCGCAGTCGCTATGACTCCCGAAGCTCGGAGGCTCAAGCGGAAACTGATTGTCAGACAAGCCAAAAGGGATAGGGGCTTACCACTCTTTGACTTGGATCAAGTTGTTAATGCTGCTCTCCTGTTGGTGGATGGGATTTATGGAGCCAAAGAAGGAGGCGTGTCCCGGCTCCCAACTGGACAAGCCACGTACCGGACCACCTGTCAGGACTTCAGAATCCTCGACCGATACCAG ACCTCCTTACCATCCAGGAAAGGATTCCGGCACCAGACCACCAAGTTTTTGTATCGTTTGGTGGGATCAGAAGATATGGCTGTGGACCAAAGTATTGTCAGCCCTTATACTTCCCGGATCTTGAAGCCTTATATCAG GCGTGATTACGAAACAAGACCACCCAAACTACAGCTCCTGTCACAGATCCGTTCCCACCTGCACAGGAGTGACCCTCACTGGACACCTGAGCCCGACGCACCTCTTGATTACTGCTACGTCCGGCCAAATCACATCCCAACCATCAACTCTATGTGTCAGGAGTTTTTCTGGCCCG GCATTGACCTGTCTGAGTGCCTGCAGTATCCAGACTTCAGCGTAGTTGTCCTTTATAAGAAAGTCATCATTGCCTTTGGCTTCATGGTTCCTGATGTGAAATACAACGAGGCGtacatttcatttctgtttgtccaTCCCGAGTGGAGACGAGCAGGGATCGCCACGTTCATGATCTATCATCTGATTCAG
- the KAT14 gene encoding cysteine-rich protein 2-binding protein isoform X1, with protein sequence MDSNIHLSSLISRHDDEATRTSTSEGLEEGEVEGETLLIVESEDQASVDLSHDQSGDSLNSDEGDVSWMEEQLSYFCDKCQKWIPASQLREQLSYLKGDNFFRFTCSDCSADGKEQYERLKLTWQQVVMLAMYNLSLEGSGRQGYFRWKEDICAFIEKHWTFLLGNRKKTSTWWSTVAGCLSVGSPMYFRSGAQEFGEPGWWKLVHNKPPTMKPEGEKLSASTLKVKASKPTLDPIITVEGLRKRASRNPVESAMELKEKRSRTQEAKDIRRAQKEAAGFLDRSTSSTPVKFISRGRRPDVILEKGEVIDFSSLSSSDRTPLTSPSPSPSLDFSAPGTPASHSATPSLLSEADLIPDVMPPQALFHDDDEMEGDGVIDPGMEYVPPPAGSASAGPMGRRKVRGLEQIKQEVESEEEKPDRMDLDSEDTESNTSLQTRAREKRKPQLEKDSKPRGPKYTPVSIYEEKLLLRRLEACPSAVAMTPEARRLKRKLIVRQAKRDRGLPLFDLDQVVNAALLLVDGIYGAKEGGVSRLPTGQATYRTTCQDFRILDRYQTSLPSRKGFRHQTTKFLYRLVGSEDMAVDQSIVSPYTSRILKPYIRRDYETRPPKLQLLSQIRSHLHRSDPHWTPEPDAPLDYCYVRPNHIPTINSMCQEFFWPGIDLSECLQYPDFSVVVLYKKVIIAFGFMVPDVKYNEAYISFLFVHPEWRRAGIATFMIYHLIQTCMGKDVTLHVSASNPAMLLYQKFGFKTEEYVLDFYDKYYPLESTECKHAFFLRLRR encoded by the exons ATGGATAGCAACATCCACCTGAGTAGTTTGATAAGTCGACACGACGATGAAGCCACGAGGACGTCCACCTcggaggggctggaggagggggaggtcgAGGGGGAGACGCTCCTGATTGTCGAATCAGAGGATCAGGCATCCGTGGACCTGTCTCATGACCAGAGTGGGGATTCCCTCAACAGCGACGAAGGAGATGTGTCCTGGATGGAGGAGCAACTGTCCTACTTCTGCGACAAGTGCCAGAAATGGATACCAGCCA GTCAGCTGAGGGAGCAGCTCAGTTACCTCAAGGGGGATAATTTTTTTAGGTTTACTTGTTCAGATTGCTCAGCAGATGGCAAGGAGCAGTACGAGAGGCTGAAGCTGACGTGGCAGCAG GTTGTCATGTTGGCGATGTACAATTTGTCTCTGGAAGGAAGTGGACGTCAAGGTTACTTCCGGTGGAAAGAAGATATCTGCGCTTTCATTGAGAAACATTGGACGTTTTTACTAGGGAATAg GAAAAAGACTTCAACGTGGTGGAGCACAGTAGCGGGTTGCCTCAGTGTGGGAAGTCCCATGTACTTCCGTTCAGGGGCTCAGGAGTTTGGAGAGCCAGGATGGTGGAAACTTGTTCACAACAAGCCCCCGACAATGAAACCCGAAGGAGAGAAGCTGTCTGCCTCTACTCTGAAAGTAAAAG CCTCAAAACCCACCTTAGATCCCATCATTACTGTGGAGGGACTTAGAAAACGAGCCAGTCGGAATCCTGTGGAATCTGCCATGGAATTAAAGGAGAAGAGGTCGCGGACTCAGGAAGCCAAAGATATCAGAAGAGCCCAGAAGGAGGCGGCCGGCTTCCTGGACAGGAGCACGTCTTCCACGCCTGTCAAATTCATTAGCCGGGGCCGCAGGCCGGACGTGATTCTCGAGAAGGGAGAAGTGATAGACTTTTCCTCCTTGAGCTCCTCTGACCGCACCCCTCTGACCAGCCcgtctccttccccctctctggaTTTCTCGGCCCCCGGCACGCCCGCCTCTCACTCTGCAACGCCCAGCTTGTTGTCAGAAGCAGATCTGATTCCCGATGTGATGCCACCGCAAGCCTTGTTTCACG ATGATGATGAGATGGAAGGGGATGGCGTCATAGACCCTGGGATGGAGTACGTCCCACCCCCTGCGGGGTCTGCCTCTGCGGGGcccatgggcaggaggaaggtcAGAGGCCTGGAGCAGATAAAACAGGAGgtggagagtgaggaggagaagCCGGATAGGATGGACCTGGACAGCGAAGACACGGAGTCAAACACATCCTTGCAGACGCGGGCTCGGGAGAAGCGGAAGCCGCAGCTGGAGAAGGACTCGAAGCCCAGAGGCCCCAAGTACACGCCCGTGAGCATCTACGAGGAGAAGCTGCTGCTCCGGAGACTGGAAGCCTGTCCCAGCGCAGTCGCTATGACTCCCGAAGCTCGGAGGCTCAAGCGGAAACTGATTGTCAGACAAGCCAAAAGGGATAGGGGCTTACCACTCTTTGACTTGGATCAAGTTGTTAATGCTGCTCTCCTGTTGGTGGATGGGATTTATGGAGCCAAAGAAGGAGGCGTGTCCCGGCTCCCAACTGGACAAGCCACGTACCGGACCACCTGTCAGGACTTCAGAATCCTCGACCGATACCAG ACCTCCTTACCATCCAGGAAAGGATTCCGGCACCAGACCACCAAGTTTTTGTATCGTTTGGTGGGATCAGAAGATATGGCTGTGGACCAAAGTATTGTCAGCCCTTATACTTCCCGGATCTTGAAGCCTTATATCAG GCGTGATTACGAAACAAGACCACCCAAACTACAGCTCCTGTCACAGATCCGTTCCCACCTGCACAGGAGTGACCCTCACTGGACACCTGAGCCCGACGCACCTCTTGATTACTGCTACGTCCGGCCAAATCACATCCCAACCATCAACTCTATGTGTCAGGAGTTTTTCTGGCCCG GCATTGACCTGTCTGAGTGCCTGCAGTATCCAGACTTCAGCGTAGTTGTCCTTTATAAGAAAGTCATCATTGCCTTTGGCTTCATGGTTCCTGATGTGAAATACAACGAGGCGtacatttcatttctgtttgtccaTCCCGAGTGGAGACGAGCAGGGATCGCCACGTTCATGATCTATCATCTGATTCAG
- the LOC133768881 gene encoding protein PET117 homolog, mitochondrial, which yields MSRSSKVVLSLSVLLTAATVVGVHLKQRQDQQRLRDGVIRDIERQNRKKENIRLLGEQIILTEQLEAEREKILLEKGSQKT from the exons ATGTCGAGGAGCTCGAAGGTGGTCCTGAGCCTCTCGGTGCTGCTGACGGCAGCCACGGTGGTCGGCGTGCACCTGAAGCAGCGGCAGGACCAGCAG AGGCTTCGTGACGGAGTGATCCGAGACATCGAGAGGCAAAAtcggaaaaaagaaaacattcgtCTTTTGGGAGAACAGATTATTTTGACTGAGCAActtgaagcagaaagagagaagatttTACTGGAAAAAGGCTCTCAGAAAACGTGA